AGCTATATATAACGCAATCAAATCTATCCCACCTGTTGAACTATTAGCATATAAAGCTAAAACTACACTTAATCCAGTAAGAATTCCTGCAAATAGAGCTCTAGCAATATTATCATCTAGAATATTAAAAATAGTTGTCCAACTTTCTGGAATAAGATCTATAAAAACAGAAACTAATAGAACATTTATAAATGTAAAAATAGTAAATTTCTTTCCTATGCGACACCAAGATAAAATAAATAAAGGTGCATTTATTAAGAAATAAAAAATAGATTGCAGCATTGTACTATCCAAATTTGGAAATGGAAAAAGCAATATTTGAATTAAAACCTGAGATATACCTGAAGCACCACCTGAAACCATATGTTCAGCACCGGTAGGTGCAATAAAAGATCTAAAGCCATAAGCAAATAAAAAAGATGATGTTATAGTTAAGACCATATTAAAGAAATATTCACATGATATTTTTAATTTTGGATGGTCTAATAAGTATTTTCTTGTATTGTTTATTGTATTATTCATTTTTCCTCACATTGAAAAATCATTAGTATTATAGCAATCACTAAAAAAGTAAACAATAAGCAAAAACTAATTTAAAATAAAAATGGAGATTAAAATCTCCAAAATTTTTAGTTTAGCTTATCAGCCGCTTATTTAACTTTAACGTCAATAACCTTTTTGCCGTTATAGTAACCGCAATGAGAGCAAACTGTATGAGGTTTAATACTTTCTCCACAATTGCTGCAAACAGCGAGGTTTTTAGCTGCTAATTTAAAGTGAGTTCTCCGTAAACGTTTTGTAGTCTTGGAGGTTCTTCTTGCTGGAACTGCCATTTTTGCCTCTCCTTTTCTTTACGCCTAATAAGGCTCGTTAGATAGTATAAAAAAACAAATCAATAAAGTCAAGTTTTTTCTTTTCCCATAGTATAAAAGCATCCTGTTTAGGATGCTTTTATCAATTAATATATAACTATAAGATAACTACAAGAATCCATAGTTGTTGGTAAAGAAGAAACTTCTTCACCATTATATATAAACTTTTTAGCATTATTTACTAATTCGCTATTATTTAATTCAACAATTTTTGAACTAGTATTAAAAACAAAAGCTAATGAACGAGAAGAATCATTAGAAATGCTATATCCTAACATCTTTTCATAATCCAACTCTTCTACACCAATTTCTTCATATGTCAATTCACTATATTGCATATTTTCAAATGATGTCGGCTTCAAATTTGCTAAATCTTCAGAATTCCTTAAAGTAATTGCTTTTCTAAAAGCAGTAACCATATCATTATTTTCATGGATTAAATTCCAATTGATTGCATTTATTTCATCAGAGAAATCATAAGAATCTGAAACAAAATATCTCGTAGTTTCTCCATTATTAATTGCAGAATATTTTTCAGTTACCTTATCAGCTCCTTCTAACCATGATGGATCTAATTCTTTGCTTCTAGCAAATTCTTGTCCCAATTGATAAAAAGATACACCTGTGGAAAACGCAATTATATTATTTATTTCAGTTTGAATTTTATTTCTTTCACTTTCACTTAACATATAATCAGAAGCATATAACTTATCATGAATGG
This window of the Firmicutes bacterium CAG:345 genome carries:
- a CDS encoding putative uncharacterized protein (product inferred by homology to UniProt) codes for the protein MNNTINNTRKYLLDHPKLKISCEYFFNMVLTITSSFLFAYGFRSFIAPTGAEHMVSGGASGISQVLIQILLFPFPNLDSTMLQSIFYFLINAPLFILSWCRIGKKFTIFTFINVLLVSVFIDLIPESWTTIFNILDDNIARALFAGILTGLSVVLALYANSSTGGIDLIALYIAERKSTSLGKYSTGINATIVLLYVFLRIMHDQSNVSQVVTMALYTVIYFFTSGTVVDLLNKKNKKTELQIFTSSTQMSQVLIHSFPHGCTIVDGKGGYTGNDRLIIYMVVSYNEVKKAIKVMREVDPNCFVTVINTYQVYGKFYIRPIK
- a CDS encoding 50S ribosomal protein L32 (product inferred by homology to UniProt), translated to MAVPARRTSKTTKRLRRTHFKLAAKNLAVCSNCGESIKPHTVCSHCGYYNGKKVIDVKVK